Within the Prochlorococcus sp. MIT 1300 genome, the region GCGAAGTCCTTGATCTAGGGCCAAATTGAGTAACAATTTGGCCTGCACAGATAGAGGCAATTTTTGCACAGTTCAATAAAGTTTCGTTTTGCGTTAATCCATAAAGGAAGCCACTGGCGTAAAGGTCACCCGCCCCTGTGGTGTCAACAACTTCGCCAAGATTAATTGCTGGAACAGGATGGATATCAGTTGGGGTAACAATTGCGGAACCTTTTTTACCAAAAGTTAGTGCTGCTATTTCACAACGGCCTTGAATCTTCTTGATTGCATCCTCCACATTAGAAGTCTCATAAAGGGCGGTAATTTCAGATTCATTAGCAAAAAGAATATCTATATAGCCGTCAACAAGTTCTTGAAAACTTTTCCTATGCCTATTAACACAAAATGAGTCTGATAGTGATAGTGATACTTTCCCCTTTGATGCTAGGCAGGCTTTGGCGGCACTTACGAACGCTTTTTTGGCTGCAGGGCTGTCCCATAGATATCCCTCTAGGTAGAGGATTTTTGCATCTTTAACCATTGTCAGGTCAAGATCGTTGGGTTCTAGTTGCACAGAAGCTCCTAGATAAGTGCACATTGTGCGTTGGGCGTCTGGAGTTACGAGGATGACGCAACGAGCTGTTGAAGGACCTTGTTGAATTGGAGGAGTGTCAAATTGTGCTCCTACAGATCGAATGTCGTGGGCAAAAATTGTTCCAAGCTGATCACTCTTTACTCGTCCAATAAAGCCTGCCTTCCCTCCTAATTGTGCAATCCCAGCAAGTGTGTTTGCAGCTGACCCGCCAGAAGTTTCTATTCCGCTTCCACAAGAGTCATAAACCTCTTGTGCTTGCTCTTCACTCATAAGCACCATTGAGCCTTTAGTTAGGCCATTTTTTGTCAAAAACTTATCATCAGTTTGAACAATAATATCTACAATCGCATTTCCTATACCTACAACATCTAAAGAACTATTTCCTGAATTTTTCTTTTTAGACATGATGAATAATGTCG harbors:
- a CDS encoding adenosine kinase; this translates as MMSKKKNSGNSSLDVVGIGNAIVDIIVQTDDKFLTKNGLTKGSMVLMSEEQAQEVYDSCGSGIETSGGSAANTLAGIAQLGGKAGFIGRVKSDQLGTIFAHDIRSVGAQFDTPPIQQGPSTARCVILVTPDAQRTMCTYLGASVQLEPNDLDLTMVKDAKILYLEGYLWDSPAAKKAFVSAAKACLASKGKVSLSLSDSFCVNRHRKSFQELVDGYIDILFANESEITALYETSNVEDAIKKIQGRCEIAALTFGKKGSAIVTPTDIHPVPAINLGEVVDTTGAGDLYASGFLYGLTQNETLLNCAKIASICAGQIVTQFGPRSRTSLSDLIKMYLK